Below is a genomic region from Leifsonia sp. Root112D2.
GCCCTGAGCGTCGAGGTGCTGGCCGGTATCGTCACGACCCTCGCACTTATTCCCGAGGTGATCTCGTTCTCGGTGATAGCGGGAGTCGACCCGCGGGTCAGCCTCATCGCATCCGTCGTTCTGGCGGTCTCGATGTCGTTTTTGGGCGGCCGGCCCGCCATGATCACTGCTGCAGCCGGATCCGTCGCGCTCGTGATCGGCCCGCTCGTGAAGGAGCACGGCGTCGAATACCTACTGCCGACGGTCGTGCTCGCCGGCCTGGTGCAGATCGCGTTCGGGCTCGGCGGGCTGGCGCGGCTGATGCGATTCATTCCGCGCTCGGTGATGATCGGCTTCGTGAACGCCCTCGGCATTCTCATCTTCGTGGCGCAGGTGCCGCACCTGCTCGGCGTCTCGTGGCTGGCGTATCCGCTGTTCGCCCTCGCCGCACTCATCGTGCTGCTGCTGCCACGACTGACGACAGCGGTACCGGCGCCGCTCGTCGCGATCATCGTCGTCACGGTGATAGCGGTGATCTTTCATCTGCAGGTGCCGACCGTCGGAGATGAGGGAGCCATCGGCGGCGCGCTTCCGGGCATCACGGCGCTGACCGTGCCGCTGAATCTGCACACCCTGGGCCTGATCTGGCCGACAGCTCTGAGCGTGGCGTTCGTGGGCCTCATGGAGACGCTGCTGACCGCCAAGCTCACGGACGACATAACCGAGACGCGCTCGCACAAGGGCCGCGAATCATGGGCGCTTGGCGTCGCGAACATTCTGGCCGGCTTCTACGGCGGCATCGCCGGCTGCGCCATGATCGGCCAGACCGTGGTGAACGTGAAGCTCGGCCGCGCGCGCACCCGCATCTCCACCCTCGTCGCCGGGCTGTTTCTGCTGCTTCTCGTCACGCTGCTGAGCGGAATCATGTCGCTGATTCCCATGGTCGCCCTCGCCGCGGTCATGATGATCGTGGCGATCAAGACCGTGAACTGGCACAGCGTAAACCCCGGCACCCTCAAGCGGATGCCCCTGCCCGAGACCCTCGTGATGGTCGTCACCATCGCCGTCGTGGTCGCCACCAACAACCTGGCGATAGGCGTCGGCGGGGGCGTGGTGCTGGCGATGGTGCTCTTCGCCAGGCGCGTGGCGCACGTTGTGCGCGTGCATCGCCTGCTCGAACCAAATGGCGAGCGGGTGCGCTACCGCGTGGTGGGTCCGCTCTTCTTCGGCAGCAGCAACGACCTCGTGGAGCAGTTCTCCTACGCGGATGACCCTGCCGAGGTGCTCGTGGACCTCAGCGAATCGCAGATCTGGGACGCCTCCACCGTTGCGGCGCTGGATTCGGTGGAGGCGAAGTACGCCCAGCACCGGGCATCCGTCACCTTCGTCGGCCTCGACGACCGCAGCGTCGACTTTCATGCGCGACTGACCGGGCGGCTCGGCGAGTAGCGGCCCCGTTAGTGGCGGGTCAGCTGCGCTGCGAGCTCGCGCGCACGATCAGCTCGGGCTGAATCACGATGCTGCGCACCGGAAGCGCCTCGGACGACTCGGCCTGGTCCCTCACCAGGTCGACGGCGCTGCGGCCGAAGACCTCCCGGGGACGGCGAACCGTTGAGAGCGGCACCGCTGCGGATGACGCGAAGTCGATGTCGTCGTAGCCCACGACGGCGAGGTCTTCGGGAATGCGAATGTCAGAACCCGTCGAGATGGCCTGCATGATGCCCATGGCCAGCGAATCGTTCGCCGCGAAGATGCCGTCTGGCCGGTTTTTCTTCGCCCTCGCCAGCAGCTGCTCCCCGGCGTCGAGCCCGGCATGAACGGAGCGCTCGACGGTCGGGATCACCTCGAGGCGAACACCCGGATGCGCATCGACGGCGGCGCGCGCGCCACGCAGGCGCTCGGAGATCTGATGGATCTGAATCTCGCCACCGATGAACGCGATGGAGCGGCAGCCCTGTTCGATCAGGTGGGTGACCGCCCGCATCGCTCCGAGAAAGTCATCGACTGATGTTGACGAGAAGCGATCGGTCTTGCCATATGCGTCAACGAGCACCGTCGGTATTCGGCGCGTGAACAGCAGATCGAGCTCGCGCTGCCTGGTCATGCCCGACGCGAGAATCACCCCGTAGACGCGCTGCTGCGCGAACATCTCGATGTACTGGCCCTCACGGTCGGCATCGCCGTTGCTGCTGACGATGAAGAGGAAGAGCCCGTTCTCGGCGGCGCGGCGCTCCATCGCATCCGCAAACTCCCCGAAAAATGGGTTGTTCAGCTCGAGGGCGACGAAGGCCAGGGTCTTACTCTCGCCTGCACGCAACTGCCGCGCGGCCTCATTGCGCACATAGCCGAGATCCTTGATCGCCTTGCTGATGCGCTTCTTCGTGTCGGGTGCCACGCGATGCGGCGTATTCAGATATTTGGAGACGGTTCCGATGGACACACTCGCGCGCAGCGCCACGTCCCGAATGCTGACCACTGTTGCACCGCTCCCGTGAATCGGGCGAATTCTCGTGAGCCCGAAGGGCTATCGCCGTGGACTGATCATATCGATTACTCCCGTGTTTGCCAGTGCGAACAGGGAGAAGTCGAGGTGCAAACCGATCACTATCTGTGATACGTTTCACCGCATCCAGCACACACAGCTGCTGACAATGACGTCGAGTGACGAGGAACGCACCGCACATGATCCACCCGAGCGTCAGCGAATCACTCGATCACGCGGCACCCGATGCCGGTGACATTCGCCGAGTGCGCGAGCCTTTCGCCCTCGTCGCCGACGGCCAGTCCCAGGCGCGGGCAGGTGACGAGCGGATCGTCGCAACCGTGGCGTCGAGCCGGCCGTCGCTCGGCTGGAAGATCGCCCCCGAACTCGGCCCACGTGGCGCCGACGCGTTCGAGGTCGAAGTCCGCGATTCCTCGGGGCTGCCGTTCTGGGGCTCGGGCATCATCGCCTCTGACGCCACCGAGGTAACCATCGCTCGCGAACTGGCAGCGCACTCCTTGTACGAATGGCGCGTGCGGGTGACGGATGACGGCGGGCAGTGGTCGCCGTGGGCCGCCGCAGCCCTGGAGACGGGCCCGCTGGCCTACTCGGACTGGCAGGCACGGTGGCTTTCCGTGCCCCATCGCGCGCTCGTCTCGACGCCGTTCCATCTCACGCGCCCCATCGTCAGGGCCCGCCTCTACGTCACAGCGCAAGGACTCGTGCGCGCCCGGGTCAACGCTGACACCATCAATTCCGACAGGATGGATCCGACGAGAACAGACTTCGTTCGGGCCCTCTTCAGAAGCTACGACGTCACGGCATCGCTCGCCTCCGGCGAGAACGTGCTCGAGCTCGTCACCGGTCTCGGCGAATGGGCGCGCACCGGCGAGGCCCCTCGGGTGCTGGCCGAATTGGTGGTGTGGCACGACGACGGCACGACGACGCGCATCGCTCCAGGAGCAAACTCCGCGGTGACCGAGTCTGAGGTCACGATCGATGAACCGTTTTACCTTGAACGCCACGATTCGCGTGCGCTTTCGGCCGCGGCAACGCCACTGCCCGCTCCCGTCGTCCTCGACGCTGCGGCGACGCCGGCCTCACCCGCGACACCTCCCACGAATGTCGCCTCGGACCCCACACCACCCCTGCGCACGGTGCAGACCTTCACCCCAACGCAGATCGGGCGCACGGCAGGCTCCCGCGTCTTCGATGTCGGCGTGAATATCGCGGGTCGATCGCGGCTGGTTCTGGGGCGGAACGTGCCCGCCGGCACGGTCGTCAGCGTGCTGCACGGCGAGCACATCGGCCCAGACGGGCATATCGACACGACCAATCTCACGATGCCCTATGACCATGGGCGCGAGCGCCAGTTGACCCAATACGTGACCGGCGGCGTCGCGGGAGAAGCGCACGAACCCTGGTTCGCGTACTACGGCTTTCGCTACCTGGAGGTGCGCGGGCTTGCCGAGGACGCCGACGTGAGCGTCACCGCATACTCGATGCACACCGCGCTGCAGGCCTCGGGCACGCTGCGGACCGACAGTCCCACGATCGATCGACTGCTGGCCGTGGCGGCGCGCACGCTTCTGAACAACGTGCACGGTGTGCCCGAAGACTGCCCGACCCGCGAGCAGGCGGCGTGGACCGGAGACACCGCATCCGTGGCCGAATACGAACTCGCCGCCTTCGACAGCGCCCGCTTTCTCGACAAGTGGATCGCCGACCTCGAGACCAGCCAGCAGGCCGACGGCCAGCTGCCCGCTATCTCGCCCGATCTGCACGCGACCCGCATGCCCTCCGACCCCGTCTGGGGTTCGGCGCTGCACCGCATGCTGCGGGGCCACCTGCTGCACTACGGTGACCTGCGGCTCGTGCGGCGAGCACTGCCGGCGCTACGCCGCTGGGCGGACTTCCAACTGGGCTGCGCCGACGGTGACGGCATCATCTCGCGCTCGCCCATCAGCTACGGCCACGACTGGCTGGCGCTCGAGCAGACACCGCCACCCATTCATCACACGGGAGCCGTGATCGATTGCCTGCTGGCGCTCGCCGATCTCGAAGAGGCCACCGGTGATGCGGATGCCGCAGCACACCGCCGCGCGTCGGCCGACGAACTGCGCGCATCCGCCCGCCGCGCCTTCTTCGACCCGGCCACGGGCACCTTCGGCAACGGCTCACAGGGGTCGTACGCCATCGCCATCGAGGCCGGCATTCTGACGGGTCATGAGGCGCTGAACGCGGGCGAGCGACTCGTGCGGCTCGTGCGGCAGCGGGGCAATCGCGTCTCGAGCGGCTTCGCCACCACCCGCAGCGTGGTGCGGGCGCTCACCATGCTGGGCGCGTCACAGCTGGTCTACGACATTCTGCAGCAGCCCGAAGAGCCTGGCATCGGCGCCATGCTCAGCTCGGGCCCCGGCACGTTCTGGGAGTGCTGGTGGATCGACCCGAGCAACACCGGCACGGGGTCGCTCAATCACGTGGGACTCGGCGGGCCCTTCGCCGCCTGGGCATGGGAGGCGCTGGCCGGACTGCGACCGACCGCGCCCGGATACACCCGCTTTCGGGTCGCGCCGCAGTTCATCGACGACGTCAGCCGACTCGAGCTGCGCACCGAGACCGTGCGCGGCGAGGTCGCCGCGGGGTACACCCGCAGCGGGTCACGAGCGCGGGTCGAGATCACCGTGCCTCCCGGCAGCGAATGCACGCTGGCGTTCGTGGGCAGAGCGGATGAGATCCTGCAGCCGGGCACACATGTGATCGATGTCGAGATGGCGGCCTCCCCCGCCTCGCCCCCGTCGTCTTCCGCGAGGCCTTCCCGCGCATCCGTCGCACCGACCGCCGCAGATGTGGTGGGCTCACGAACCCTGCTCGCCGAGTCGCGCGTTGTGGCCGGCCGCGGCGATCCTCACATCGAGACTCTCGAGACGCTGCGCTGCATGCCCGTTCCCCACGAGCAAGCGGACCACGCGGTGCTGAAGATCGTCGGCACCGCCCACGGTCTCTCCGACGAAGCCCCGACGGTGACCGTCACGCCTCACGCCGCGGTACCCCTCGCCGGGGTCACGTTCGTCTACGCCCTGATCGACCAGTGCATCGAGGGACCGGAACGAACCGCGACGCCGGTTCTCCTTCTCCATCTCAGCGATGGAACAACGCTGCGGGGCTCGTCGACGGGCTGGCCCGCGGGCTGGAATCGGGTCGCGGTCGACACGAGGCACCTGGGCCGCAATGTTGAGGTCACCGCTCTCGAGGTGGGCCTGGAGTATGGCGACGAGCCGGCCGACAATGCGCTGGCCGTCTACCCAAGCGAGAATGGCATCCGCACCGGATTCCACCTCGGCGAGGTGGGGTTCAGCACGAGTGCGCGTACGTGGTGAGGCTCAGGCCAATGAATCGATTTATTCAAGAAAAGTACTTGACACAAGGGATGGAATTGAGACACTATGATGAAACGTTTTATTCGAAGTCAAACTCGATGGTGAGGTGTTGATCGTGGTGGTTACCCTCGACGCACCCTCTCTCGTGCCCTCCTCGACCAGCCCTCGCAAGGCCGACCGCTCCCCGCGCAGGCGCGTCGTGCGCTGGTGGCTCTATCTGGCGCTGCTGCCCCTGGTGATCATCATCGGCTGGTTCGCGTACTACCCCGCCGTCTCGGCCATCTTCTGGTCGTTCTTCCACTGGCAGCCGGCGGCGGAATCGACCTTTCTCGGTTTCGGCAACTACGTCACGATGCTGGGCGACCAGATCTGGTGGACGTCGTTCCGCAACCTCGGCTTCATCTTCCTGTTCGCCGTGGTCTCGTGGATTCTGCCGTTGCTTGCAGCTGAACTCCTGATCTCGCTGCGAAGCCAGCGCTGGCAGTTCACGATGCGCACCCTGCTCATCATTCCCATGGCGTTCCCCGGCGTGGTCACGGCTTTGGTCTGGGGCTTCTTCTACAGCCCCAACGACGGCGTGATCAACCAGACGCTCAAGGCGCTGGGGCTTGGGGCGCTGGCCCAGAACTGGACGGGACAGAACAGCACGGCGCTGCTCTCGCTGCTCTTCGTCGGCTTTCCCTTCATCGCTGGCCTGCCGTTTCTGATCTTCTACTCCAGCCTGCAGAACATTCCGACCGAGGTGCTCGAGGCGGCCCAGCTCGACGGCGTCGGGCGGTTCGCGCGATTCTGGCAGATCGACCTTCCGCTGATGGCCAGCCAGGTGCGCATCCTGCTCTTCCTCGCGGTCGTCGGAACGCTTCAGTACGGTTTCGTCGCCTATGTACTCACGCAGGGCGGCCCAGACAACGCAACGATGGTGCCGATTCTGCGCATGATCAACGTGGCCTTCTCGGGCGGCGACTGGGGATACTCCGCCGCCCTGTCGACGA
It encodes:
- a CDS encoding SulP family inorganic anion transporter, whose translation is MTAAPQPLTVWGALRSPRALSVEVLAGIVTTLALIPEVISFSVIAGVDPRVSLIASVVLAVSMSFLGGRPAMITAAAGSVALVIGPLVKEHGVEYLLPTVVLAGLVQIAFGLGGLARLMRFIPRSVMIGFVNALGILIFVAQVPHLLGVSWLAYPLFALAALIVLLLPRLTTAVPAPLVAIIVVTVIAVIFHLQVPTVGDEGAIGGALPGITALTVPLNLHTLGLIWPTALSVAFVGLMETLLTAKLTDDITETRSHKGRESWALGVANILAGFYGGIAGCAMIGQTVVNVKLGRARTRISTLVAGLFLLLLVTLLSGIMSLIPMVALAAVMMIVAIKTVNWHSVNPGTLKRMPLPETLVMVVTIAVVVATNNLAIGVGGGVVLAMVLFARRVAHVVRVHRLLEPNGERVRYRVVGPLFFGSSNDLVEQFSYADDPAEVLVDLSESQIWDASTVAALDSVEAKYAQHRASVTFVGLDDRSVDFHARLTGRLGE
- a CDS encoding LacI family DNA-binding transcriptional regulator, with protein sequence MVSIRDVALRASVSIGTVSKYLNTPHRVAPDTKKRISKAIKDLGYVRNEAARQLRAGESKTLAFVALELNNPFFGEFADAMERRAAENGLFLFIVSSNGDADREGQYIEMFAQQRVYGVILASGMTRQRELDLLFTRRIPTVLVDAYGKTDRFSSTSVDDFLGAMRAVTHLIEQGCRSIAFIGGEIQIHQISERLRGARAAVDAHPGVRLEVIPTVERSVHAGLDAGEQLLARAKKNRPDGIFAANDSLAMGIMQAISTGSDIRIPEDLAVVGYDDIDFASSAAVPLSTVRRPREVFGRSAVDLVRDQAESSEALPVRSIVIQPELIVRASSQRS
- a CDS encoding family 78 glycoside hydrolase catalytic domain, with amino-acid sequence MIHPSVSESLDHAAPDAGDIRRVREPFALVADGQSQARAGDERIVATVASSRPSLGWKIAPELGPRGADAFEVEVRDSSGLPFWGSGIIASDATEVTIARELAAHSLYEWRVRVTDDGGQWSPWAAAALETGPLAYSDWQARWLSVPHRALVSTPFHLTRPIVRARLYVTAQGLVRARVNADTINSDRMDPTRTDFVRALFRSYDVTASLASGENVLELVTGLGEWARTGEAPRVLAELVVWHDDGTTTRIAPGANSAVTESEVTIDEPFYLERHDSRALSAAATPLPAPVVLDAAATPASPATPPTNVASDPTPPLRTVQTFTPTQIGRTAGSRVFDVGVNIAGRSRLVLGRNVPAGTVVSVLHGEHIGPDGHIDTTNLTMPYDHGRERQLTQYVTGGVAGEAHEPWFAYYGFRYLEVRGLAEDADVSVTAYSMHTALQASGTLRTDSPTIDRLLAVAARTLLNNVHGVPEDCPTREQAAWTGDTASVAEYELAAFDSARFLDKWIADLETSQQADGQLPAISPDLHATRMPSDPVWGSALHRMLRGHLLHYGDLRLVRRALPALRRWADFQLGCADGDGIISRSPISYGHDWLALEQTPPPIHHTGAVIDCLLALADLEEATGDADAAAHRRASADELRASARRAFFDPATGTFGNGSQGSYAIAIEAGILTGHEALNAGERLVRLVRQRGNRVSSGFATTRSVVRALTMLGASQLVYDILQQPEEPGIGAMLSSGPGTFWECWWIDPSNTGTGSLNHVGLGGPFAAWAWEALAGLRPTAPGYTRFRVAPQFIDDVSRLELRTETVRGEVAAGYTRSGSRARVEITVPPGSECTLAFVGRADEILQPGTHVIDVEMAASPASPPSSSARPSRASVAPTAADVVGSRTLLAESRVVAGRGDPHIETLETLRCMPVPHEQADHAVLKIVGTAHGLSDEAPTVTVTPHAAVPLAGVTFVYALIDQCIEGPERTATPVLLLHLSDGTTLRGSSTGWPAGWNRVAVDTRHLGRNVEVTALEVGLEYGDEPADNALAVYPSENGIRTGFHLGEVGFSTSARTW
- a CDS encoding carbohydrate ABC transporter permease, whose translation is MVVTLDAPSLVPSSTSPRKADRSPRRRVVRWWLYLALLPLVIIIGWFAYYPAVSAIFWSFFHWQPAAESTFLGFGNYVTMLGDQIWWTSFRNLGFIFLFAVVSWILPLLAAELLISLRSQRWQFTMRTLLIIPMAFPGVVTALVWGFFYSPNDGVINQTLKALGLGALAQNWTGQNSTALLSLLFVGFPFIAGLPFLIFYSSLQNIPTEVLEAAQLDGVGRFARFWQIDLPLMASQVRILLFLAVVGTLQYGFVAYVLTQGGPDNATMVPILRMINVAFSGGDWGYSAALSTTLFVITVIISAVVVMARKRGSETTDGGAM